Proteins encoded within one genomic window of Melospiza melodia melodia isolate bMelMel2 chromosome 27, bMelMel2.pri, whole genome shotgun sequence:
- the CNR2 gene encoding cannabinoid receptor 2: MDSCRIPANASKCSGTTMECFMVLSTQAQKISIGILCGLFGTMCVFENSLVLYLIFSSPGIRKKPSYLFIGSLALADILASIIFVCSFVNFHVFNEAGFSKEVFLLQLGGVNTSFSASLSSLLLTALDRYLSISRPSEYKLLMTRKRAWTALAVLWVTCATIAGLPLLGWNCCTLDSSCSELFPFVDDNYLSGWLCWVVVLLGCIVCAYAHVLWRARRHVAYMEQQQAQAGKQNSRMRMDVMLAKTLVMVLAVLMLCWSPVLVLMIYSIFGRLSDRLRKVFAFCSTLCLLNSMVNPIIYALRSKELFSSLRRVLSHFRRQLKAPEESPEAESSHKSSVIETVCEDTHTV, encoded by the coding sequence ATGGATTCCTGCAGGATCCCTGCAAACGCCTCCAAGTGCAGCGGGACCACCATGGAGTGCTTCATGGTGCTCAGCACACAGGCACAGAAGATAAGCATCGGTATCCTGTGTGGCCTCTTTGGGACAATGTGTGTTTTTGAGAACTCTCTGGTGCTCTACCTGATTTTCTCATCCCCTGGGATCAGGAAGAAGCCTTCCTACCTCTTCATCGGCAGCCTGGCCCTGGCTGACATCCTGGCCAGCATCATCTTTGTCTGCAGCTTCGTCAACTTCCACGTGTTCAACGAGGCTGGTTTCTCCAAGGAGGtgttcctgctgcagctgggaggggTGAACACGTCCTTCTCAGCCTCCCTCAGCAGCCTGCTGCTCACGGCCCTGGACCGCTACCTCTCCATCAGCCGGCCCTCGGAGTACAAGCTCCTGATGACCAGGAAAAGGGcctggacagccctggcagtgctctgggtgacctgtgccaccatTGCTGGCCTGCCCCTGCTGGGCTGGAACTGCTGCACGCTGGATTCCTCCTGCTCCGAGCTGTTCCCCTTTGTGGATGACAATTACCTGTCGGGCTGGCTCTGCTGGGTcgtggtgctgctgggctgcatCGTCTGCGCCTACGCCCACGTGCTCTGGAGGGCTCGGCGGCACGTGGCCtacatggagcagcagcaggcacaggcagggaagCAGAACAGCAGGATGAGGATGGACGTGATGCTGGCCAAGACCCTGGTGATGGTGCTGGCTGTCCTCATGCTCTGCTGGTCCCCCGTGCTCGTGCTGATGATCTACAGCATCTTCGGCAGGCTGAGCGACCGCCTGCGCAAGGTGTTCGCCTTCTGCAGCACCCTCTGCCTGCTCAACTCCATGGTCAACCCCATCATTTACGCCCTGAGGAGCAAGGAGCTCTTCTCCTCCCTGAGGAGGGTGCTGTCCCACTTCAGGAGGCAGCTGAAGGCCCCTGAGGAGAGCCCAGAAGCAGAGAGCAGCCACAAGTCCTCCGTGATAGAGACCGTCTGCGAGGACACGCACACCGTGTAG